Proteins encoded together in one Streptomyces sp. B1I3 window:
- the nusG gene encoding transcription termination/antitermination protein NusG has translation MSDPNLNDDAEPTASAVESAEDELDIVEAADAVDPDQVEAADAGAGEPAEQDAVHVGSDEEAEAEEAAVSDEVDADDAAVSDEVAADAEAADAEADEDEAEPTEPAAPVDAVTALREELRGLPGEWYVIHTYAGYEKRVKANLEQRAVSLNVEDFIYQAEVPEEEIVQIKNGERKNVRQNKLPGYVLVRMDLTNESWGVVRNTPGVTGFVGNAYDPYPLTLDEIVKMLAPEAEEKAAREAAEAEGKPAPARKVEVQVLDFEVGDSVTVTDGPFATLQATINEINADSKKVKGLVEIFGRETPVELSFDQIQKN, from the coding sequence GTGTCTGACCCGAACCTGAACGACGACGCCGAGCCCACGGCGAGCGCCGTCGAGTCCGCCGAGGACGAGCTCGACATCGTCGAGGCGGCGGATGCCGTGGACCCGGACCAGGTCGAAGCTGCTGACGCCGGTGCGGGCGAGCCCGCCGAGCAGGACGCCGTGCACGTCGGATCCGACGAGGAGGCGGAGGCCGAGGAGGCCGCCGTGTCCGACGAGGTGGACGCCGACGACGCCGCCGTGTCCGACGAGGTTGCTGCCGACGCGGAAGCCGCCGACGCGGAGGCCGACGAGGACGAGGCGGAGCCGACCGAGCCGGCCGCTCCCGTCGACGCCGTCACCGCCCTGCGCGAAGAGCTGCGTGGCCTTCCCGGTGAGTGGTACGTCATCCACACCTACGCCGGCTACGAGAAGCGCGTGAAGGCCAACCTGGAGCAGCGCGCCGTCTCGCTCAACGTCGAGGACTTCATCTACCAGGCCGAGGTGCCCGAGGAAGAGATCGTCCAGATCAAGAACGGTGAGCGCAAGAACGTCCGTCAGAACAAGCTCCCCGGTTACGTCCTGGTGCGCATGGACCTGACGAACGAGTCGTGGGGTGTCGTCCGCAACACTCCCGGCGTCACCGGCTTCGTCGGCAACGCCTACGACCCGTACCCGCTGACCCTGGACGAGATCGTCAAGATGCTCGCCCCCGAGGCCGAGGAGAAGGCGGCCCGCGAGGCCGCCGAGGCCGAGGGCAAGCCGGCTCCGGCCCGCAAGGTCGAGGTGCAGGTGCTGGACTTCGAGGTGGGCGACTCGGTCACGGTCACCGACGGCCCGTTCGCGACGCTGCAGGCGACGATCAACGAGATCAACGCCGACTCGAAGAAGGTCAAGGGCCTCGTCGAGATCTTCGGTCGCGAGACTCCGGTCGAGCTCAGCTTCGACCAGATCCAGAAGAACTAG
- the secE gene encoding preprotein translocase subunit SecE — protein MTDAVGSIDMPDAEDEAPESKKKNRKGGKRGKKGPLGRLALFYRQIVAELRKVVWPTRSQLTTYTAVVIVFVVVMIGLVTVIDFGFARVIKYVFG, from the coding sequence GTGACGGACGCCGTGGGCTCCATCGACATGCCTGATGCCGAGGACGAAGCCCCCGAGTCGAAGAAGAAGAACCGCAAGGGCGGCAAGCGCGGCAAGAAGGGCCCGCTGGGCCGCCTCGCGCTCTTCTACCGCCAGATCGTCGCCGAGCTCCGCAAGGTCGTATGGCCGACGCGCAGCCAGCTGACGACGTACACGGCCGTCGTGATCGTGTTCGTGGTCGTCATGATCGGTCTGGTTACCGTGATTGACTTCGGTTTTGCGCGGGTCATCAAGTACGTCTTCGGCTGA
- the rplJ gene encoding 50S ribosomal protein L10: protein MARPDKAAAVAELTDQFRSSNAAVLTEYRGLTVAQLKTLRRSLGENAQYAVVKNTLTKIAANEAGIDTLDDLFAGPTAVAFITGDPVESAKGLRDFAKDNPNLIIKGGVLDGKALSADEIKKLADLESREVLLAKLAGAMKGKQTQAAQLFQALPSKFVRTAEALRAKRAEQGGAGTPAPAEASE, encoded by the coding sequence ATGGCAAGGCCCGACAAGGCTGCCGCGGTAGCCGAGCTTACGGACCAGTTCCGCAGCTCGAACGCCGCTGTGCTGACCGAGTACCGGGGTCTCACCGTGGCGCAGCTCAAGACGCTGCGTCGTTCGCTCGGTGAGAACGCCCAGTACGCCGTGGTGAAGAACACGCTGACCAAGATTGCGGCCAACGAGGCCGGGATCGACACGCTGGACGACCTGTTCGCAGGTCCGACGGCGGTTGCCTTCATCACCGGTGACCCGGTGGAGTCGGCGAAGGGTCTTCGTGACTTCGCCAAGGACAACCCCAACCTCATCATCAAGGGCGGTGTCCTTGACGGTAAGGCGCTGTCCGCCGATGAGATCAAGAAGCTCGCGGACCTCGAGTCCCGCGAGGTTCTGCTCGCCAAGCTGGCCGGCGCCATGAAGGGCAAGCAGACTCAGGCTGCGCAGCTCTTCCAGGCTCTGCCGTCGAAGTTCGTCCGCACCGCGGAAGCGCTTCGCGCCAAGAGGGCCGAGCAGGGCGGTGCCGGTACGCCGGCTCCCGCCGAGGCTTCCGAGTAA
- the rplK gene encoding 50S ribosomal protein L11, with protein MPPKKKKVTGLIKLQINAGAANPAPPVGPALGQHGVNIMEFCKAYNAATESQRGMVVPVEITVYEDRSFTFITKTPPAAKLILKAAGVDKGSGEPHKTKVAKLTAAQVREIATTKLPDLNANDLDAASKIIAGTARSMGITVEG; from the coding sequence ATGCCTCCCAAGAAGAAGAAGGTCACGGGGCTTATCAAGCTCCAGATCAACGCCGGTGCGGCCAACCCGGCTCCGCCGGTCGGCCCCGCGTTGGGCCAGCACGGCGTCAACATCATGGAGTTCTGCAAGGCCTACAACGCCGCGACCGAGTCGCAGCGTGGCATGGTCGTGCCGGTGGAGATCACGGTCTACGAGGACCGCTCCTTCACCTTCATCACGAAGACTCCGCCGGCCGCCAAGCTGATCCTCAAGGCCGCGGGCGTGGACAAGGGCTCCGGCGAGCCGCACAAGACCAAGGTCGCCAAGCTGACGGCTGCCCAGGTCCGCGAGATCGCCACGACGAAGCTCCCCGACCTGAACGCCAACGACCTCGACGCCGCGTCGAAGATCATCGCTGGCACCGCCCGTTCCATGGGCATCACGGTCGAAGGCTGA
- a CDS encoding pyridoxal phosphate-dependent aminotransferase, with the protein MSAATSPTERRVSARVGAISESATLAVDAKAKALKAAGRPVIGFGAGEPDFPTPGYIVDAAIEACRNPKYHRYTPAGGLPELKAAIAEKTLRDSGYEVDASQVLVTNGGKQAIYEAFAAILDPGDEVIVPAPYWTTYPESIRLAGGVPVDVVADETTGYRVSVEQLEAARTERTKVVLFVSPSNPTGAVYSEADTEAIGRWAVEHGLWVMTDEIYEHLIYGDAKFTSLPAIVPELRDKCIVVNGVAKTYAMTGWRVGWIVGPKDVVKAATNLQSHATSNVSNVAQVAALAAVSGPLDAVAEMRTAFDRRRRTIVRMLNEIEGVYCPEPEGAFYAYPSVKALLGKEIRGRRPADSVELAALILDEAEVAVVPGEAFGTPGYLRMSYALGDDDLVEGVSRIQKLLGEARD; encoded by the coding sequence ATGAGCGCTGCAACTTCTCCCACCGAGCGCCGGGTCTCCGCCCGCGTCGGTGCGATCTCCGAGTCCGCCACCCTCGCCGTCGACGCCAAGGCGAAGGCCCTCAAGGCCGCCGGGCGCCCGGTGATCGGCTTCGGCGCCGGCGAGCCCGACTTCCCGACCCCTGGGTACATCGTCGACGCCGCCATCGAGGCCTGCCGTAACCCGAAGTACCACCGCTACACCCCTGCGGGCGGGCTCCCCGAGCTCAAGGCCGCCATCGCGGAGAAGACGCTGCGCGACTCGGGCTACGAGGTCGACGCCTCCCAGGTCCTGGTGACGAACGGCGGCAAGCAGGCCATCTACGAGGCCTTCGCCGCGATCCTCGACCCGGGCGACGAGGTCATCGTCCCCGCCCCGTACTGGACGACCTACCCCGAGTCCATCCGTCTGGCGGGCGGCGTCCCGGTCGACGTCGTCGCCGACGAGACCACCGGCTACCGGGTCTCCGTCGAGCAGCTCGAGGCCGCCCGCACCGAACGCACCAAGGTCGTCCTCTTCGTCTCGCCGTCCAACCCGACCGGCGCCGTCTACAGCGAGGCCGACACCGAGGCGATCGGCCGCTGGGCCGTGGAGCACGGCCTGTGGGTCATGACCGACGAGATCTACGAGCACCTAATCTACGGCGACGCGAAGTTCACCTCGCTCCCGGCGATCGTGCCCGAGCTGCGCGACAAGTGCATCGTGGTCAACGGCGTCGCCAAGACGTACGCGATGACCGGCTGGCGCGTGGGCTGGATCGTCGGCCCCAAGGACGTCGTGAAGGCCGCGACCAACCTGCAGTCGCACGCCACGTCCAACGTGAGCAACGTCGCGCAGGTCGCCGCGCTGGCCGCCGTCTCCGGCCCGCTGGACGCGGTCGCCGAGATGCGGACCGCCTTCGACCGCCGCCGCCGGACGATCGTGCGGATGCTCAACGAGATCGAGGGCGTGTACTGCCCCGAGCCCGAGGGCGCCTTCTACGCCTATCCCTCGGTCAAGGCGCTGCTGGGCAAGGAGATCCGCGGCAGGCGCCCGGCCGACTCGGTCGAGCTCGCCGCCCTCATCCTCGACGAGGCCGAGGTCGCCGTCGTGCCCGGCGAGGCGTTCGGCA
- the rplA gene encoding 50S ribosomal protein L1: MKRSKNLRAADAKIDRERQYAPLEAVRIAKDTASTKFDSTVEVAFALGVDPRKADQMVRGTVNLPHGTGKTARVLVFATGDRAAAAEAAGADIVGADELIDEVAKGRLDFDAVVATPDLMGKVGRLGRVLGPRGLMPNPKTGTVTPDVVKAVNDIKGGKIEFRVDKHSNLHFIIGKTSFDDTKLVENYGAALEEILRLKPSAAKGRFIKKATLSTTMGPGIPLDANRVRNLLVEEDPAAV; this comes from the coding sequence GTGAAGCGCAGCAAGAACCTCCGCGCTGCGGACGCGAAGATCGACCGGGAGCGCCAGTACGCCCCGCTCGAGGCCGTCCGTATCGCCAAGGACACCGCCTCCACCAAGTTCGACAGCACCGTCGAGGTCGCGTTTGCTCTGGGTGTTGACCCTCGCAAGGCCGACCAGATGGTCCGTGGCACCGTGAACCTCCCGCACGGCACCGGCAAGACCGCCCGGGTCCTGGTCTTCGCGACCGGTGACCGTGCTGCGGCCGCGGAAGCCGCGGGCGCCGACATCGTCGGCGCCGACGAGCTCATCGACGAGGTGGCGAAGGGCCGTCTGGACTTCGACGCCGTCGTCGCCACGCCGGACCTCATGGGCAAGGTCGGCCGCCTGGGCCGCGTGCTCGGTCCGCGTGGTCTGATGCCGAACCCGAAGACCGGCACCGTCACCCCCGATGTCGTCAAGGCTGTCAACGACATCAAGGGCGGAAAGATCGAGTTCCGCGTCGACAAGCACTCGAACCTGCACTTCATCATCGGCAAGACCTCGTTCGATGACACCAAGCTGGTCGAGAACTACGGCGCGGCGCTGGAGGAGATCCTCCGTCTGAAGCCGTCCGCCGCCAAGGGCCGCTTCATCAAGAAGGCGACCCTGAGCACGACGATGGGCCCCGGCATCCCGCTGGACGCCAACCGCGTGCGCAACCTCCTCGTCGAGGAGGACCCGGCCGCCGTCTGA